From a region of the Alnus glutinosa chromosome 1, dhAlnGlut1.1, whole genome shotgun sequence genome:
- the LOC133875381 gene encoding pentatricopeptide repeat-containing protein At3g22670, mitochondrial-like, whose amino-acid sequence MSKMLSKFQLPKLLCHPLYRRKTSTDLLPYNFLYNPFCTTADSTQIAESPELPSWIKFSETQNSATADSDDDFVIPSLAHWVENHKLHDHGKVVKPTLSETTETDVDKISKILKNQYPSPDDVAQALKGSGFIASTSLVEQLLKRFSSDWIPAFGVFIWAKMQTGYRHSPELYDFMVDVLGKSRKFHTMWELVDEMNQLGGYVTLVTMSKVMRRLAKAGRYKEAVEAFRNIVRFGVSKDIRAMNVLMDALVKENSVEHAHDVFLEFKNVIPLNSHSLNVLIHGWCKARKLDHAKKAMEDMEKHGFQPDVSSYTCFIKAYSHDKDFRKVDEILDEMKDRGCTPNVVTYTIVMHALGKAGRVTEALEVYEKMKMKGCVPDTSFYSSLIFILGKAGRLKDAHDLFEDMGKQGVNRDVLTYNTLISCYCSHLQEETALKLLQKMEEDSCKPDLKTYAPLLKMCCRKKRMKVLYILLDHMFRNDISIEVGTYSLLVRGLCKNGKLEHACLFFEEMVLNGMVPNDCTYKMLMEELEGKSMTKAKEHIEKLMSNAREQRSI is encoded by the coding sequence ATGTCTAAAATGCTCTCAAAGTTCCAACTTCCCAAGCTTCTCTGTCATCCACTTTACCGAAGAAAAACCAGTACCGATCTACTGCCTTACAACTTCTTATACAACCCTTTCTGCACCACGGCCGACTCAACCCAAATCGCCGAGTCGCCCGAGCTTCCAAGCTGGATCAAATTCAGTGAGACCCAGAACTCTGCAACCGCAGATTCAGATGATGACTTTGTCATACCTTCACTTGCTCATTGGGTTGAGAACCACAAACTCCATGATCATGGCAAAGTTGTTAAGCCAACGCTAAGCGAAACCACCGAAACCGACGTCGACAAGATCAGTAAAATCCTCAAGAATCAGTACCCATCGCCAGATGATGTAGCTCAAGCTCTAAAGGGGTCTGGTTTTATTGCATCAACCAGTTTGGTTGAACAGCTTCTGAAGAGGTTTAGCAGCGATTGGATCCCCGCTTTCGGAGTTTTCATTTGGGCAAAAATGCAAACAGGTTATAGGCATTCGCCAGAGCTATATGACTTCATGGTTGATGTCTTAGGAAAATCGAGGAAGTTTCATACCATGTGGGAGTTGGTGGATGAAATGAATCAGTTAGGAGGGTATGTCACATTGGTCACAATGAGTAAGGTCATGAGGAGGCTTGCAAAGGCTGGTAGGTACAAGGAGGCAGTTGAGGCATTTAGGAACATAGTCCGGTTTGGTGTGAGCAAAGATATCAGAGCAATGAATGTACTGATGGATGCGTTGGTGAAAGAGAATAGTGTTGAGCATGCCCATGATGTTTTCTTGGAGTTCAAGAATGTGATACCTTTGAATTCTCACTCTCTCAATGTTTTGATACATGGGTGGTGCAAAGCCAGGAAATTAGACCATGCCAAAAAGGCTATGGAGGATATGGAGAAACATGGGTTTCAGCCCGATGTATCCTCCTATACATGTTTCATTAAAGCGTATTCTCATGACAAGGATTTTCGCAAAGTGGATGAAATTCTTGATGAAATGAAAGATAGGGGGTGCACACCTAATGTGGTGACTTATACTATTGTAATGCATGCTCTAGGTAAGGCAGGGCGGGTAACTGAAGCTTTGGAGGTTTatgagaagatgaagatgaagggTTGTGTTCCTGATACTTCATTTTATAGCTCTTTGATATTCATTCTTGGTAAGGCTGGTAGGCTTAAAGATGCACACGATTTATTTGAGGATATGGGGAAGCAGGGAGTTAATCGAGACGTACTGACGTATAATACTTTGATTTCTTGTTATTGCTCGCATTTGCAAGAAGAAACAGCTTTGAAGTTGCTTCAGAAAATGGAAGAGGATTCTTGCAAGCCAGATCTTAAGACTTATGCTCCTCTATTGAAGATGTGCTGCAGAAAGAAGAGAATGAAGGTGCTTTATATCTTGTTAGACCACATGTTTAGAAATGACATTAGTATTGAAGTTGGAACTTACTCACTTTTGGTGCGCGGTTTATGTAAGAACGGAAAACTCGAACACGCATGCTTGTTTTTTGAAGAGATGGTGTTGAATGGAATGGTTCCAAATGACTGCACATACAAGATGTTGATGGAAGAACTTGAGGGCAAGAGTATGACAAAAGCAAAGGAACACATTGAGAAGTTGATGTCAAATGCAAGAGAACAAAGAAGCATTTAA